The following proteins are encoded in a genomic region of Chelmon rostratus isolate fCheRos1 chromosome 3, fCheRos1.pri, whole genome shotgun sequence:
- the pou4f2 gene encoding POU domain, class 4, transcription factor 2 isoform X1: MMMMSLNSKQPFAMAHTSLPEPKYSLHSSSSSTLTSNAPSSSCSSSRHSSTIISSSGGSSSEAMRRACLPTPPSNIFGGLDESLLARAEALAAVDIVSQTKSHHHPPHHSPFKPDATYHTMNTLPCTSSSSSSSSVPISHPSALAGHHHHHHHHHHHQPHQALEGDLLDHITPGLALGAMAGPDSSVVSTPAHPAHMAGMNHMHQAAINMAHAHGLPPHMGMSDVDADPRDLEAFAERFKQRRIKLGVTQADVGSALASLKIPGVGSLSQSTICRFESLTLSHNNMIALKPILQAWLEEAEKSHREKLNKPELFNGAEKKRKRTSIAAPEKRSLEAYFAIQPRPSSEKIAAIAEKLDLKKNVVRVWFCNQRQKQKRMKYSACV; encoded by the exons atgatgatgatgtctcTGAACAGCAAGCAGCCTTTCGCCATGGCCCACACCAGCTTGCCCGAACCCAAGTACTCGTTGcattcctcctcatcctccactcTGACTTCCAATGCACCCTCGTCCTCCTGCTCGTCCTCCCGACAcagcagcaccatcatcagcagcagcggcggcagcagctcGGAGGCGATGCGCAGAGCCTGTCTCCCAACCCCACCG AGCAATATATTCGGAGGCTTGGATGAGAGTTTGTTGGCCCGGGCTGAAGCTCTAGCGGCGGTGGATATAGTCTCGCAGACCAAGAGccaccaccaccctccacaTCACAGTCCCTTCAAGCCGGACGCAACCTACCACACCATGAACACTCTCCCCTGcacctcgtcttcctcctcctcctcctcggtgcCTATTTCTCATCCGTCCGCCTTGGCtggccaccaccatcaccaccaccatcaccaccaccaccagcctcaCCAGGCGCTGGAGGGGGACCTGCTGGACCACATCACTCCGGGACTGGCACTAGGAGCCATGGCAGGGCCGGATAGCTCGGTGGTTTCCACGCCTGCGCATCCTGCCCACATGGCGGGCATGAACCACATGCACCAGGCGGCCATCAACATGGCTCATGCCCACGGGCTACCACCGCACATGGGCATGAGCGACGTGGACGCCGATCCAAGGGACTTGGAAGCCTTCGCGGAGCGGTTTAAGCAGAGACGGATCAAACTCGGGGTTACCCAGGCGGATGTAGGGTCAGCTTTAGCCAGCCTGAAGATTCCTGGGGTGGGCTCCCTCAGCCAGAGCACCATCTGCCGATTCGAGTCCCTCACGCTCTCGCACAACAACATGATCGCGTTGAAGCCCATCCTGCAAGCGTGGCTAGAAGAAGCCGAGAAATCACACAGGGAGAAACTTAACAAACCCGAGTTATTCAACGGCGCGGAGAAAAAGCGGAAGCGCACGTCGATAGCCGCGCCGGAGAAGCGATCGCTGGAGGCCTACTTTGCCATCCAGCCGCGTCCCTCCTCGGAGAAAATCGCAGCGATCGCAGAGAAGCTGGACCTGAAAAAGAACGTGGTGCGGGTCTGGTTTTGCAACCAGCGACAGAAACAGAAACGAATGAAATACTCTGCATGCGTCTAA
- the pou4f2 gene encoding POU domain, class 4, transcription factor 2 isoform X3, translated as MMSLNSKQPFAMAHTSLPEPKYSGGSSSEAMRRACLPTPPVLMCAFYLQLQSNIFGGLDESLLARAEALAAVDIVSQTKSHHHPPHHSPFKPDATYHTMNTLPCTSSSSSSSSVPISHPSALAGHHHHHHHHHHHQPHQALEGDLLDHITPGLALGAMAGPDSSVVSTPAHPAHMAGMNHMHQAAINMAHAHGLPPHMGMSDVDADPRDLEAFAERFKQRRIKLGVTQADVGSALASLKIPGVGSLSQSTICRFESLTLSHNNMIALKPILQAWLEEAEKSHREKLNKPELFNGAEKKRKRTSIAAPEKRSLEAYFAIQPRPSSEKIAAIAEKLDLKKNVVRVWFCNQRQKQKRMKYSACV; from the exons atgatgtctcTGAACAGCAAGCAGCCTTTCGCCATGGCCCACACCAGCTTGCCCGAACCCAAGTACTC cggcggcagcagctcGGAGGCGATGCGCAGAGCCTGTCTCCCAACCCCACCGGTAC TTATGTGTGCATTCTATTTGCAATTGCAGAGCAATATATTCGGAGGCTTGGATGAGAGTTTGTTGGCCCGGGCTGAAGCTCTAGCGGCGGTGGATATAGTCTCGCAGACCAAGAGccaccaccaccctccacaTCACAGTCCCTTCAAGCCGGACGCAACCTACCACACCATGAACACTCTCCCCTGcacctcgtcttcctcctcctcctcctcggtgcCTATTTCTCATCCGTCCGCCTTGGCtggccaccaccatcaccaccaccatcaccaccaccaccagcctcaCCAGGCGCTGGAGGGGGACCTGCTGGACCACATCACTCCGGGACTGGCACTAGGAGCCATGGCAGGGCCGGATAGCTCGGTGGTTTCCACGCCTGCGCATCCTGCCCACATGGCGGGCATGAACCACATGCACCAGGCGGCCATCAACATGGCTCATGCCCACGGGCTACCACCGCACATGGGCATGAGCGACGTGGACGCCGATCCAAGGGACTTGGAAGCCTTCGCGGAGCGGTTTAAGCAGAGACGGATCAAACTCGGGGTTACCCAGGCGGATGTAGGGTCAGCTTTAGCCAGCCTGAAGATTCCTGGGGTGGGCTCCCTCAGCCAGAGCACCATCTGCCGATTCGAGTCCCTCACGCTCTCGCACAACAACATGATCGCGTTGAAGCCCATCCTGCAAGCGTGGCTAGAAGAAGCCGAGAAATCACACAGGGAGAAACTTAACAAACCCGAGTTATTCAACGGCGCGGAGAAAAAGCGGAAGCGCACGTCGATAGCCGCGCCGGAGAAGCGATCGCTGGAGGCCTACTTTGCCATCCAGCCGCGTCCCTCCTCGGAGAAAATCGCAGCGATCGCAGAGAAGCTGGACCTGAAAAAGAACGTGGTGCGGGTCTGGTTTTGCAACCAGCGACAGAAACAGAAACGAATGAAATACTCTGCATGCGTCTAA
- the pou4f2 gene encoding POU domain, class 4, transcription factor 2 isoform X2, with protein MMSLNSKQPFAMAHTSLPEPKYSSGGSSSEAMRRACLPTPPVLMCAFYLQLQSNIFGGLDESLLARAEALAAVDIVSQTKSHHHPPHHSPFKPDATYHTMNTLPCTSSSSSSSSVPISHPSALAGHHHHHHHHHHHQPHQALEGDLLDHITPGLALGAMAGPDSSVVSTPAHPAHMAGMNHMHQAAINMAHAHGLPPHMGMSDVDADPRDLEAFAERFKQRRIKLGVTQADVGSALASLKIPGVGSLSQSTICRFESLTLSHNNMIALKPILQAWLEEAEKSHREKLNKPELFNGAEKKRKRTSIAAPEKRSLEAYFAIQPRPSSEKIAAIAEKLDLKKNVVRVWFCNQRQKQKRMKYSACV; from the exons atgatgtctcTGAACAGCAAGCAGCCTTTCGCCATGGCCCACACCAGCTTGCCCGAACCCAAGTACTC cagcggcggcagcagctcGGAGGCGATGCGCAGAGCCTGTCTCCCAACCCCACCGGTAC TTATGTGTGCATTCTATTTGCAATTGCAGAGCAATATATTCGGAGGCTTGGATGAGAGTTTGTTGGCCCGGGCTGAAGCTCTAGCGGCGGTGGATATAGTCTCGCAGACCAAGAGccaccaccaccctccacaTCACAGTCCCTTCAAGCCGGACGCAACCTACCACACCATGAACACTCTCCCCTGcacctcgtcttcctcctcctcctcctcggtgcCTATTTCTCATCCGTCCGCCTTGGCtggccaccaccatcaccaccaccatcaccaccaccaccagcctcaCCAGGCGCTGGAGGGGGACCTGCTGGACCACATCACTCCGGGACTGGCACTAGGAGCCATGGCAGGGCCGGATAGCTCGGTGGTTTCCACGCCTGCGCATCCTGCCCACATGGCGGGCATGAACCACATGCACCAGGCGGCCATCAACATGGCTCATGCCCACGGGCTACCACCGCACATGGGCATGAGCGACGTGGACGCCGATCCAAGGGACTTGGAAGCCTTCGCGGAGCGGTTTAAGCAGAGACGGATCAAACTCGGGGTTACCCAGGCGGATGTAGGGTCAGCTTTAGCCAGCCTGAAGATTCCTGGGGTGGGCTCCCTCAGCCAGAGCACCATCTGCCGATTCGAGTCCCTCACGCTCTCGCACAACAACATGATCGCGTTGAAGCCCATCCTGCAAGCGTGGCTAGAAGAAGCCGAGAAATCACACAGGGAGAAACTTAACAAACCCGAGTTATTCAACGGCGCGGAGAAAAAGCGGAAGCGCACGTCGATAGCCGCGCCGGAGAAGCGATCGCTGGAGGCCTACTTTGCCATCCAGCCGCGTCCCTCCTCGGAGAAAATCGCAGCGATCGCAGAGAAGCTGGACCTGAAAAAGAACGTGGTGCGGGTCTGGTTTTGCAACCAGCGACAGAAACAGAAACGAATGAAATACTCTGCATGCGTCTAA